Genomic DNA from Candidatus Edwardsbacteria bacterium:
GGATGAGGAGAACTGCGGTTTCTCCGACCCCCAAAAGATAGCGGAATACCTGGCCGAACAAAAGGCCATGTTCTTGGGGAAAAAATGGCGGGCATCCTTCGGCACCCGCCTGATCCTGGCGGCGGATACGGTGGTGGCCTACCGCCACCATGTTTTGGGAAAGCCGGCGGATGAAAAGGATGCCCTGCGGATGATCAAACTCTTATCCGGCCAGTGGCACCAGGTATATACCGGCCTCTGCCTGTATGATCCGGCAAGGAAAATAAAACTCACCGGCCATGAGATGACCAGGGTCAAGTTCCGCAAGCTGTCCCTTCCGGAGATAAATAAATACATTGCCACTGGCGAGCCGATGGACAAGGCCGGGGCCTACGGGATCCAGGGACTGGGCTCGCTGCTGGTGGAGAGGATAGACGGCTGCTACTTCAATGTGATGGGGCTGCCCCTGGTCAAACTGGATAAGATGATACAGAGAATGGAATATTTGAGATGCAAAAAGTCATCGCCTGGCAGAACGGCACGATAAAATTATTGGACCAACGGCGATTGCCGCTGAAAGCCGAATATCTGGCCTGTAAAAAAGTAGAACAACTAGCGGTGGCCATCGAAGGGCTGGCGGTACGGGGCGCTCCGCTGATTGGGATTGCCGGGGCATATGGCCTGGTGCTTGGCATCTGGCATTCCAAAACAAAAAATATCTCGGCCGATTTCCGGAAGAGTTATCTGAGGATAAAAAGGACCCGGCCCACCGCGGTCAATCTTTTCTGGGCTTTGGGCAGGATGGAGACCCGGTTCAATTCCCTTATCAAGTCCGGCGTCAAGGCCGAAGCGCTTAAGAAGATGCTACTGCAGGCCGCACAGGGTATCCACCATGATGATGCCGTGACCTGCGGTCTGATCGGCAGATACGGGGCGGAGCTGATTAAAAAGAACTCGGTGATCATCACCCACTGTAACACCGGGGCGCTGGCCACCGGGGGGATCGGGACCGCTCTGGGCATCATTTCCACCGCTCACAAAACGGGCAGGGTAAGATCGGTCTACGTCGATGAGACCCGCCCCTTGCTTCAGGGGGCCCGGCTGACGGCCTGGGAGCTGAGCCGGCAGAAGATCCCGGCCACCCTGATCTGTGATAACATGGCGGCCTCTCTCATGGCGGCGGGTAA
This window encodes:
- the maf gene encoding septum formation protein Maf, which codes for MNWPALLLASASPRRKALLEGLGADIIIKPAEVDEENCGFSDPQKIAEYLAEQKAMFLGKKWRASFGTRLILAADTVVAYRHHVLGKPADEKDALRMIKLLSGQWHQVYTGLCLYDPARKIKLTGHEMTRVKFRKLSLPEINKYIATGEPMDKAGAYGIQGLGSLLVERIDGCYFNVMGLPLVKLDKMIQRMEYLRCKKSSPGRTAR
- the mtnA gene encoding S-methyl-5-thioribose-1-phosphate isomerase produces the protein MQKVIAWQNGTIKLLDQRRLPLKAEYLACKKVEQLAVAIEGLAVRGAPLIGIAGAYGLVLGIWHSKTKNISADFRKSYLRIKRTRPTAVNLFWALGRMETRFNSLIKSGVKAEALKKMLLQAAQGIHHDDAVTCGLIGRYGAELIKKNSVIITHCNTGALATGGIGTALGIISTAHKTGRVRSVYVDETRPLLQGARLTAWELSRQKIPATLICDNMAASLMAAGKIDCAIVGADRICANGDFANKIGTYSLAVNARYHGVPFYVAAPLSTFDVALSDGSRIPIEQRKPDEVRQFGRCRIAPEKIAVFNPSFDVTPGKLVTAMITERGVIRPPFGRSIKGISG